ACTACGGAGAATGGCTTGCGGCGAACCTTCTCGGTCAACTGGCCGCCTTCTTCGTAGCCAACGTATCCCGGAGGGGCACCGAACAGCCTGGATGCGGTGAAGCGGTCGTGGAATTCACCCATGTCGATTTGGATGAGGGAGTCATCGTCACCGAAGAGGAATCCAGCAAGTGCCTTGGACAGCTCGGTCTTACCAACACCGGAAGGACCAGCGAAGATGAAGGAACCGGATGGACGCTTAGGATCCTTTAGACCTGCACGAGTACGGCGGATGGCACGGGAAACAGCCTTGACTGCTTCTTCCTGACCAATGATGCGCTTGTGCAGCTCATCTTCCATGTTGAGCAGGCGGGAAGACTCAGCTTCGGTGAGCTTGAAGACAGGGATGCCGGTCCAGTTGGCCAGCACTTCTGCAATCTGCTCTTCGCCGACCTCAGCGATGTCCTCGAGGTCGCCTGAACGCCACTGCTTTTCCTTTTCTGCACGCTCTTCGCCTAGCTTGCGCTCCTTATCGCGAAGACCTGCAGCCTTTTCAAAGTCTTGGGCATCTATTGCTGCTTCCTTCTCGCGGCGAACATCTGCGATGCGCTCATCAACTTCACGCAATGAAGAAGGTGCGGTCATGCGTTTGATACGCATGCGTGCGCCTGCCTCGTCAATCAGGTCAACTGCCTTATCTGGCAAGAAGCGATCGTTGATGTAGCGATCTGCGAGCTGAGCTGCAGCGGTAAGAGCACCATCGGTGATGGAGACACGGTGGTGAGCCTCGTAGCGGTCGCGCAAACCCTTCAAGATTTCCACGGTGAGATCAACGGAAGGTTCTGGAACCTGCACTGGCTGGAAACGACGCTCTAGAGCTGCGTCCTTTTCAATGTGCTTGCGGTACTCATCCAAGGTGGTTGCACCGATGGTCTGCAGCTCACCGCGGGCAAGCTTTGGCTTAAGCAAAGATGCAGCGTCAATTGCACCTTCGGCGGCACCCGCGCCGACAAGGGTGTGGATCTCATCGATAAACAGGATGATATCGCCGCGCTGGTTAATCTCCTTGAGGACCTTCTTCAGGCGCTCTTCGAAGTCACCACGGTAACGAGAACCTGCAACAAGAGAACCAAGGTCAAGGGAGTAAACCTGCTTGTCCTTCAAGGTTTCTGGAACCTTGCCGTTAACGATGTCTAGTGCAAGACCTTCGACAACTGCGGTCTTACCAACACCTGGCTCACCGATAAGAACTGGGTTGTTCTTGGTACGGCGAGACAGCACCTGCATGATGCGCTCGATTTCCTTCTCACGACCAACAACTGGGTCTAGCTTGCCGTCCTTTGCAGCCTGGGTGAGGTTGCGGCCGAACTGGTCAAGAACCAAAGAAGTAGAACGCTCGCCTGGACCACCAGAAGTTGAACGTCCGCCAGGTGCAGAACCTGCACCTACTGCGTCGCCACCGCTAGAAGCGCCCTGGCCACCTTCTGGTGATCCGCCC
Above is a genomic segment from Corynebacterium suranareeae containing:
- a CDS encoding ATP-dependent Clp protease ATP-binding subunit — protein: MFERFTDRARRVIVLAQEEARMLNHNYIGTEHILLGLIHEGEGVAAKALESMGISLDAVRQEVEEIIGQGSQPTTGHIPFTPRAKKVLELSLREGLQMGHKYIGTEFLLLGLIREGEGVAAQVLVKLGADLPRVRQQVIQLLSGYEGGQGGSPEGGQGASSGGDAVGAGSAPGGRSTSGGPGERSTSLVLDQFGRNLTQAAKDGKLDPVVGREKEIERIMQVLSRRTKNNPVLIGEPGVGKTAVVEGLALDIVNGKVPETLKDKQVYSLDLGSLVAGSRYRGDFEERLKKVLKEINQRGDIILFIDEIHTLVGAGAAEGAIDAASLLKPKLARGELQTIGATTLDEYRKHIEKDAALERRFQPVQVPEPSVDLTVEILKGLRDRYEAHHRVSITDGALTAAAQLADRYINDRFLPDKAVDLIDEAGARMRIKRMTAPSSLREVDERIADVRREKEAAIDAQDFEKAAGLRDKERKLGEERAEKEKQWRSGDLEDIAEVGEEQIAEVLANWTGIPVFKLTEAESSRLLNMEDELHKRIIGQEEAVKAVSRAIRRTRAGLKDPKRPSGSFIFAGPSGVGKTELSKALAGFLFGDDDSLIQIDMGEFHDRFTASRLFGAPPGYVGYEEGGQLTEKVRRKPFSVVLFDEIEKAHKEIYNTLLQVLEDGRLTDGQGRIVDFKNTVLIFTSNLGTSDISKAVGLGFSGSSETDNDAQYDRMKNKVHDELKKHFRPEFLNRIDEIVVFHQLTKDQIVQMVDLLIGRVSNALAEKDMSIELTDKAKDLLANRGFDPVLGARPLRRTIQREIEDQMSEKILFGEIGAGEIVTVDVEGWDGESKDTDRAKFTFTPRPKPLPEGKFSEISVQAAEAIQDVDSAADGDVPETDSLSDIDLETLEKFEEDVENGTDIDQVSGDYYGTDDQGGTAPSKE